From the genome of Miscanthus floridulus cultivar M001 chromosome 10, ASM1932011v1, whole genome shotgun sequence, one region includes:
- the LOC136487921 gene encoding probable WRKY transcription factor 46, translating to MDNKISSLVMPPPCGHGWEMMEAMRRQQDLLMQLRALVLPLLHGVIDDTSSYVHIIQLVVTSIYASTDSTYVSRRNNDKRSRSLVTHVPLYDGHLWRKYGQKNINGRKHPRSYYRCAYRERNCLATKTIEEQEPNVDESAKYTVVYYGDHTCKDHHTISMVQLSQLVGSMDLHSTEMPPTSTDFQESEADLDLPDLLEVFDSSLNDWEALYRSPNAATS from the exons ATGGACAACAAGATCAGCAGCCTTGTCATGCCACCGCCCTGCGGCCATGGCTGGGAGATGATGGAGGCCATGAGGAGGCAGCAGGACCTTCTGATGCAGCTACGAGCGCTCGTCCTCCCGCTGCTCCACGGCGTCATCGATGATACCTCCTCG TATGTCCATATAATCCAGCTTGTTGTAACATCTATATATGCATCAACTGATTCTACATATGTATCTAGGAGGAACAACGACAAGCGATCAAGGTCCCTTGTTACACATGTTCCACTCTATGATGGCCATCTGTGGAGAAAATATGGGCAGAAGAACATCAATGGGAGGAAACATCCTAG GAGCTACTACAGATGTGCCTACAGAGAACGGAACTGCTTAGCAACAAAGACAATTGAGGAACAAGAGCCAAATGTCGACGAAAGTGCAAAGTACACTGTCGTGTACTACGGTGACCACACTTGCAAGGACCATCATACCATCAGCATGGTCCAGCTTTCCCAACTTGTTGGAAGTATGGATCTTCATAGCACGGAAATGCCTCCAACAAGTACAGATTTTCAAGAGTCTGAGGCAGACTTGGACTTGCCAGATTTACTAGAGGTGTTCGATAGTTCTCTCAATGATTGGGAGGCACTATACCGCAGCCCCAATGCAGCGACTTCATAG